From Fusobacterium sp. SYSU M8D902, the proteins below share one genomic window:
- the trpS gene encoding tryptophan--tRNA ligase: MKRSLSGIQPSGILHLGNYFGAMKQFIEAQNSGVYDGFYFIADYHSLTSLTDPKALKDNTYNIVLDYLALGLDPNKSTIFLQSDVPEHVELSWLLSNVTPVGLLERGHSYKDKVAKGITPNTGLLTYPVLMAADILMYDADVVPVGKDQKQHLEMTRDIAMKFNQQYGVDLFKLPEPLTLDESAVVPGVDGQKMSKSYGNTINMFASKKDLKKQIMSIVTDSTPLEEPKNPDNNIAKIYSLFATIEKQNEMKEKFLAGNYGYGHAKTEVLNAVLEYFGEAREKREKLMQDMDYIHDVLFEGGKKARAIAQEKVMKAKEAVGIIGNMYKY; this comes from the coding sequence ATGAAAAGAAGTTTATCTGGAATTCAACCTAGTGGAATTCTTCACCTAGGAAATTATTTCGGAGCTATGAAACAATTTATAGAAGCTCAAAACAGTGGTGTATATGATGGATTTTATTTCATAGCTGATTACCACTCTCTTACATCATTAACTGATCCCAAAGCCTTAAAAGATAATACTTACAATATTGTATTAGATTATCTTGCATTAGGACTTGATCCAAATAAATCAACAATATTTTTACAATCAGATGTACCTGAACATGTTGAACTTTCTTGGTTACTATCAAATGTAACACCTGTTGGATTACTTGAAAGAGGTCACTCTTATAAAGATAAAGTAGCTAAAGGAATCACTCCTAACACAGGACTTCTTACTTATCCTGTCCTTATGGCAGCTGATATATTGATGTATGATGCTGATGTAGTTCCTGTTGGAAAGGATCAAAAACAACATCTTGAAATGACTAGAGATATAGCTATGAAATTTAACCAACAGTATGGAGTTGATCTATTTAAACTTCCTGAACCTCTTACTCTAGATGAATCTGCTGTTGTACCAGGAGTAGATGGACAAAAAATGAGTAAATCTTATGGAAATACTATTAATATGTTTGCTAGTAAAAAAGATCTAAAAAAACAGATTATGAGTATTGTTACTGACTCTACTCCATTGGAAGAGCCTAAAAATCCAGATAATAATATAGCTAAAATCTACTCTCTTTTTGCTACTATTGAAAAACAAAATGAGATGAAAGAAAAATTCTTAGCTGGAAACTATGGATATGGACATGCTAAAACAGAGGTTTTAAATGCTGTTTTAGAATATTTTGGAGAAGCTAGAGAAAAAAGAGAGAAATTGATGCAAGATATGGACTATATCCATGACGTACTTTTTGAAGGTGGAAAAAAAGCTAGAGCAATAGCTCAAGAGAAAGTTATGAAAGCTAAAGAAGCTGTTGGTATTATTGGAAATATGTATAAATACTAA
- a CDS encoding ABC transporter substrate-binding protein, translating into MKKIITFLTTIFILTGCGDSNVQQDNSSIKIGGMGPLTGSAAIYGTSIENGAKLAFEEINSNGGVLGKKLEYISLDEKADPIEAVNAYNKLIDSGVSAIIGSVTSKSTLAVAEIASQDGIPMITPTATQIDITKEGSSVFRTCFTDPYQGSVLAKFSKDKLNAKTAAILVNTSSDYSDGITKAFIAQANKEGITIVAKEGYSENDKDFKAQLTKIKGENPDVLMIPEYYEQSALIATQAREVGIKSTFIGPDGWDGIIKALDPSAYTTVDNSYFTNHYSSEDQNERLQAFLTKYRDTYKEEPTAFSALAYDTVYVLKSAIESANSVDKNELVEAIKKTDLDGITGHLTFDKNNNPVKAVTLIKVKDGKYIFDSLVETK; encoded by the coding sequence ATGAAAAAAATCATCACTTTTTTAACAACAATCTTTATCTTAACAGGTTGTGGGGATTCCAATGTCCAACAGGATAACTCTTCAATCAAAATAGGTGGAATGGGACCTTTAACTGGTTCTGCTGCTATCTATGGAACATCTATTGAAAATGGTGCAAAGTTAGCTTTTGAGGAGATAAATTCCAATGGAGGTGTATTAGGTAAAAAATTGGAGTACATCTCATTAGATGAGAAAGCTGATCCAATTGAAGCAGTTAATGCCTACAACAAATTGATAGATAGTGGGGTATCTGCTATCATTGGAAGTGTTACCTCTAAATCTACTCTTGCTGTTGCTGAAATAGCATCTCAAGATGGTATCCCTATGATTACACCTACAGCAACACAGATTGATATTACCAAAGAGGGATCTAGTGTATTCCGTACTTGTTTCACAGATCCATACCAAGGAAGTGTATTAGCAAAATTCTCAAAAGATAAATTAAATGCTAAAACTGCTGCTATTTTAGTAAATACTTCTAGCGATTACTCTGATGGTATTACAAAAGCCTTTATTGCTCAAGCTAATAAAGAGGGTATAACAATTGTTGCTAAGGAAGGATATTCTGAAAATGATAAAGATTTTAAAGCACAACTTACTAAAATAAAGGGAGAAAATCCAGATGTTTTAATGATACCAGAATATTATGAACAATCTGCTCTTATCGCTACACAGGCTAGAGAGGTAGGAATAAAATCTACTTTCATTGGTCCTGATGGTTGGGATGGAATTATAAAGGCTCTTGATCCTTCAGCTTATACAACTGTTGATAATAGTTACTTTACTAACCATTACTCTAGTGAAGATCAAAATGAAAGATTACAAGCTTTTTTAACTAAATATAGAGATACTTATAAAGAAGAGCCTACAGCATTTTCAGCTTTAGCCTATGATACTGTATATGTTTTAAAGTCAGCTATTGAATCAGCTAATTCTGTTGACAAGAATGAGTTAGTAGAAGCTATTAAAAAAACTGATTTAGATGGAATTACTGGACATCTTACTTTTGATAAAAATAACAATCCTGTAAAAGCAGTAACTTTGATCAAAGTTAAAGATGGAAAGTACATTTTTGATTCTCTAGTAGAAACAAAATAG
- a CDS encoding ROK family protein, whose translation MNYYVGIDLGGTNTKIGILDIQGNIFKSTIIKTLSAEGAESTLTRIWEAAKNLAIELNIEIKDLKGIGIGIPGPVINQSVVAFFANFPWGTNVEIKKMMENISGVETRLDNDVNIIALGEARYGAAKGSSTSVTIALGTGIGGGIYIEGKLISGFTGAGGEVGHMKLVKDGRLCGCGQNGCFEAYASATGLVREATSRLIVNKNNMLYSMIDGDIERLEAKDIFDAAKKGDKFSMDLVDYEAEYLAMGIGNILNIINPEKIVLGGGVAMAGDILLSPMKKKLEKYALGVTLENLEIVQGVLGNEAGIKGAVGLFM comes from the coding sequence ATGAATTATTATGTAGGTATTGATTTAGGGGGAACAAATACAAAAATAGGAATACTTGATATTCAAGGAAATATTTTTAAAAGCACTATCATAAAAACTTTATCAGCAGAGGGAGCAGAGAGTACACTTACTAGAATCTGGGAAGCAGCGAAAAATTTAGCTATAGAGTTAAATATAGAGATTAAAGATTTGAAGGGAATAGGAATAGGTATACCTGGACCTGTTATAAACCAAAGTGTTGTAGCTTTTTTTGCTAATTTTCCTTGGGGAACAAATGTTGAAATCAAAAAGATGATGGAGAATATATCTGGTGTAGAAACAAGATTGGACAATGATGTGAATATAATTGCATTAGGAGAAGCAAGATATGGAGCAGCAAAGGGAAGTAGTACAAGTGTAACTATTGCTTTGGGAACAGGAATAGGTGGAGGTATCTATATTGAAGGTAAACTTATCTCTGGATTTACAGGTGCTGGAGGAGAAGTTGGACATATGAAGCTTGTGAAAGATGGTAGATTGTGTGGTTGTGGACAAAATGGTTGTTTTGAAGCATATGCATCAGCTACAGGTTTAGTAAGAGAGGCAACTTCAAGATTGATTGTAAATAAAAATAATATGTTGTACTCTATGATAGATGGAGATATTGAGAGATTAGAAGCGAAAGATATATTTGATGCAGCTAAAAAAGGGGATAAATTCTCAATGGACCTAGTTGATTATGAAGCTGAATATTTAGCTATGGGAATAGGAAATATTCTGAATATAATAAATCCAGAAAAAATTGTATTAGGTGGAGGAGTAGCTATGGCAGGAGATATTCTGTTATCACCTATGAAGAAGAAATTAGAAAAGTATGCATTGGGAGTAACTCTGGAAAATTTAGAGATAGTTCAAGGTGTATTAGGAAATGAAGCTGGAATAAAGGGTGCAGTTGGACTGTTTATGTAG
- the mglB gene encoding galactose/glucose ABC transporter substrate-binding protein MglB has product MKKTGIILGALLLAAGLTGCGGEKKEEATAAAKAPEKSRIGFTAYKYDDNFISLYRKVVLAEADKVKDTVELTMNDSQNSQQTQNDQIDVMLSKGVDALAINLVDPAAGQTVMEKIKAENVPVVFYNKKPAKSVLEGYEKAYYVGIDPNAQGVAQGELIAKAWKANPDLDLNKDGVIQYVMIKGEPGHPDAEARTIYSIKTLNDMGIQTEELHLDAAMWDTAMAKDKMDAWLSGPNGEKIEVVISNNDGMALGAIESLKAAGKMLPVYGVDALPEAIAKIEAGEMAGTVLNDAQGQGKGTWDMVVNLAQGKEATDGTSYELVEKELLIPSIGIDKENAAQFK; this is encoded by the coding sequence ATGAAAAAAACAGGAATTATCTTAGGAGCATTATTATTAGCAGCTGGTTTAACAGGATGTGGTGGAGAGAAGAAAGAGGAAGCTACTGCAGCAGCAAAAGCACCTGAAAAATCAAGAATAGGATTTACAGCATACAAGTATGATGATAACTTTATATCACTATACAGAAAAGTTGTATTAGCTGAAGCTGATAAAGTTAAAGACACAGTTGAATTAACAATGAACGATTCTCAAAATAGCCAACAAACTCAAAATGACCAAATAGATGTTATGTTATCTAAAGGTGTAGATGCATTAGCAATCAACTTAGTTGACCCAGCAGCAGGACAAACAGTAATGGAAAAAATAAAAGCTGAGAATGTTCCAGTTGTATTTTATAATAAAAAACCAGCTAAATCAGTATTAGAAGGATATGAAAAAGCTTACTATGTAGGAATTGACCCAAATGCTCAAGGTGTAGCACAAGGTGAATTAATAGCAAAAGCTTGGAAAGCTAATCCAGATTTAGACTTAAATAAAGATGGAGTTATCCAATATGTTATGATAAAAGGAGAGCCTGGACACCCAGATGCTGAAGCAAGAACAATTTACTCTATCAAAACTTTAAATGATATGGGAATCCAAACTGAAGAGTTACATCTAGACGCTGCAATGTGGGATACTGCAATGGCAAAAGATAAAATGGATGCTTGGTTATCAGGACCTAATGGAGAAAAAATTGAAGTTGTAATTTCAAACAACGACGGAATGGCTCTAGGAGCTATCGAATCATTAAAAGCAGCAGGAAAAATGTTACCAGTTTATGGAGTAGATGCTTTACCAGAGGCAATTGCTAAGATAGAAGCTGGAGAGATGGCAGGAACTGTTCTTAACGACGCTCAAGGACAAGGAAAAGGAACTTGGGATATGGTTGTAAACTTAGCTCAAGGAAAAGAAGCAACAGATGGAACTTCTTATGAGTTAGTAGAAAAAGAATTATTAATTCCTAGTATTGGAATAGATAAAGAAAATGCAGCACAATTCAAATAG
- the mglA gene encoding galactose/methyl galactoside ABC transporter ATP-binding protein MglA — MEKDKYLLEMNNITKEFPGVKALDGANLKVRPYSVHALMGENGAGKSTLMKCLFGIYEKDSGDILFEGKEINFKSAKEALDNGVSMVHQELNQVLQRNILDNIWLGRYPKKGFFIDEKKMYEDTKRIFEDLDINVDPRAKMGDLAVSERQMVEIAKAVSYNSKIIVMDEPTSSLTEKEVEHLFRIINKLRDKGCGIVYISHKMEEIKAISDDITIMRDGKWIGTESVKDLTTDQIINMMVGRDLTNRFPPKDNVIKEEILKVQGLTALHQPSIQDISFELHKGEILGIAGLVGSKRTEIVETIFGMREKSSGKITIKGKEVKNSNPNEAIANGFALVTEERRATGIYGMLDINFNSTISNLDRYRGKAALLNDKGMKEDTQWVINSMHVKTPSQDTTIGSLSGGNQQKVILGRWLLTEPDVLMLDEPTRGIDVLAKYEIYQLMIELAKKDKAIIMISSEMPELLGVTDRILVMSNGRVAGIVKTSETTQEEIMTLSAKYL, encoded by the coding sequence ATGGAAAAGGATAAATACTTATTAGAGATGAACAATATTACAAAAGAATTTCCTGGGGTAAAGGCATTAGATGGTGCAAATCTAAAAGTAAGACCTTATTCGGTACATGCTCTAATGGGAGAGAATGGTGCAGGAAAATCGACTCTAATGAAATGCTTATTTGGTATTTATGAAAAAGATTCAGGGGATATCTTATTTGAAGGAAAAGAGATAAACTTTAAATCGGCAAAAGAAGCATTAGATAATGGAGTTTCAATGGTTCATCAGGAGTTAAACCAAGTTCTACAGAGAAATATCTTAGATAATATTTGGTTAGGAAGATATCCTAAAAAAGGATTCTTTATTGATGAGAAAAAAATGTATGAAGATACTAAAAGAATATTTGAAGATTTGGATATAAATGTGGATCCACGTGCAAAAATGGGAGATCTAGCTGTTTCTGAAAGACAGATGGTAGAGATAGCTAAGGCTGTATCATATAATTCTAAAATCATAGTTATGGATGAGCCAACATCATCACTTACAGAGAAAGAGGTAGAACATTTATTCAGAATTATCAATAAATTAAGAGATAAAGGTTGTGGAATTGTTTATATATCTCATAAAATGGAAGAGATAAAAGCTATATCTGATGATATAACAATAATGAGAGATGGAAAATGGATAGGAACAGAATCTGTAAAAGATTTAACAACTGATCAAATAATAAATATGATGGTAGGAAGAGATTTAACTAATCGTTTCCCACCAAAAGACAACGTAATCAAAGAGGAGATCTTAAAAGTTCAAGGCTTGACAGCATTACATCAACCTTCTATTCAAGATATATCTTTTGAATTACACAAGGGTGAGATACTTGGAATAGCAGGATTAGTTGGTTCTAAGAGAACAGAGATCGTAGAAACAATTTTCGGAATGAGAGAAAAATCAAGTGGGAAAATAACTATTAAAGGGAAAGAGGTAAAAAATAGCAATCCAAATGAAGCAATTGCAAATGGTTTTGCTCTTGTAACAGAGGAGCGTAGAGCAACAGGTATCTATGGAATGCTAGATATAAATTTCAACTCTACTATTTCAAACTTAGATAGATATAGAGGAAAAGCAGCACTTCTAAATGACAAAGGAATGAAAGAGGATACTCAGTGGGTAATAAATAGTATGCACGTAAAAACACCTTCACAAGATACAACTATTGGATCATTATCTGGTGGAAATCAACAAAAGGTAATCTTGGGAAGATGGCTATTAACAGAGCCAGATGTACTTATGCTAGATGAACCTACAAGAGGTATTGACGTTTTAGCTAAATATGAGATATATCAGTTGATGATAGAGTTAGCTAAGAAAGATAAAGCAATAATAATGATATCTTCAGAGATGCCTGAGCTTTTAGGAGTAACAGATAGAATACTTGTAATGAGTAATGGAAGAGTTGCAGGAATAGTAAAAACTTCTGAAACTACTCAAGAAGAGATAATGACACTATCAGCTAAATATCTATAA
- the mglC gene encoding galactose/methyl galactoside ABC transporter permease MglC: MNIRTKDGNIDYKKLLIQSGLYLVLFLMLVLIIIKEPSFLSIRNFKNILTQSSVRLIIALGVAGLIVTTGTDLSVGRQVGFSAVISATLLQAATTAHKVYPNMQDFPLFGAIAIVMVVGMVIGALNGLAVAKLNLHPFIVTMGSMTIVYGINSLYYDYAGGSPIAGFASKYTTFAQGYIDIGGFTISYLIFYAIIATLIMWVLWNKTKFGKNVFAVGGNIEAAKVSGVNVHWTLIKLYALSGIFYAFGGFLEAGRIGSATNNLGNMYEMDAIAACVIGGVSFYGGVGKISGVVTGVILLTVINYGLTYIGVNPYWQYIIKGLIIIVAVAFDSIKYAKKK, translated from the coding sequence ATGAATATACGTACAAAAGATGGAAATATAGATTATAAAAAACTTTTAATTCAAAGTGGATTGTATTTGGTATTGTTTTTAATGTTAGTTCTTATTATAATTAAGGAGCCTTCTTTCTTAAGTATAAGAAACTTTAAAAATATTTTAACTCAATCATCTGTAAGACTTATTATAGCACTAGGTGTTGCAGGGCTTATAGTAACAACAGGTACAGACCTTTCAGTAGGAAGACAGGTTGGATTTTCGGCAGTAATTTCAGCAACTTTATTACAAGCAGCTACAACTGCTCATAAGGTATATCCTAATATGCAGGATTTCCCATTATTTGGAGCAATTGCAATAGTAATGGTAGTTGGTATGGTAATTGGTGCTTTAAACGGATTGGCAGTAGCCAAGTTAAATCTACACCCATTCATAGTAACAATGGGAAGTATGACAATAGTTTATGGAATTAACTCACTTTATTATGATTATGCTGGTGGATCACCAATAGCTGGATTTGCAAGCAAATATACAACATTTGCACAAGGTTACATAGATATAGGTGGATTTACAATTTCTTACTTAATTTTCTATGCTATAATTGCAACATTAATAATGTGGGTACTATGGAATAAAACAAAATTTGGTAAAAATGTATTTGCTGTTGGAGGAAATATAGAAGCTGCTAAAGTATCAGGAGTAAATGTTCACTGGACATTGATAAAATTATATGCTTTATCTGGAATATTTTATGCATTTGGTGGATTCTTAGAAGCAGGACGTATTGGATCAGCAACTAACAACTTAGGAAATATGTATGAGATGGACGCAATTGCTGCTTGTGTAATTGGAGGAGTTTCATTCTATGGAGGAGTTGGAAAGATATCAGGAGTTGTAACAGGAGTTATACTACTTACAGTTATCAACTATGGATTGACTTATATAGGTGTAAATCCATACTGGCAATATATTATAAAAGGACTTATCATAATAGTGGCAGTTGCATTTGACTCTATTAAATATGCTAAGAAAAAATAG
- a CDS encoding lysozyme inhibitor LprI family protein produces MLKKRVAILLSVIAIFFWNISQSKAESIQEEIEKIEEKSIEYEEIISNTETQSNLNINSSELANLWDAELNFLWKRLVKELNAEQKKKVLAQQRAWIKRKEADIKATGAEYEGGSIQPLIYNSRTAELTRARVYVLAKYLAHARKEPFIVSNKIKESINEADPSLYDIFKSFEGCWEIYEETNKYIGIERTDMSLYGVDGSNWTLWITDGVVLSDLNVYSYTKESIIFKVSNNGKDSFYRLGINVDYSLIFESGNSLDEMENPIFSYDFKERK; encoded by the coding sequence ATGTTAAAAAAAAGAGTTGCTATTTTACTATCTGTCATAGCTATTTTTTTCTGGAATATCTCTCAATCAAAAGCTGAGAGCATTCAAGAAGAGATAGAAAAAATAGAGGAAAAATCTATTGAGTATGAAGAGATTATATCGAATACTGAAACTCAATCAAATTTAAATATCAATTCTAGTGAGTTAGCTAATCTTTGGGATGCTGAACTTAATTTTTTGTGGAAAAGACTTGTTAAAGAATTAAATGCTGAACAGAAGAAAAAGGTATTAGCACAGCAAAGGGCTTGGATAAAAAGAAAAGAAGCAGATATAAAAGCTACTGGAGCAGAGTATGAAGGTGGAAGTATTCAACCATTGATATACAATTCAAGAACTGCAGAACTAACAAGAGCAAGGGTATATGTACTTGCTAAATATTTAGCACATGCTAGAAAAGAACCTTTTATTGTTTCAAATAAGATTAAAGAGAGTATAAACGAAGCGGATCCAAGTTTATATGATATTTTTAAATCATTTGAGGGATGTTGGGAAATATATGAAGAAACTAATAAATATATTGGAATTGAAAGAACAGATATGTCTTTATATGGTGTAGATGGAAGTAATTGGACTCTTTGGATAACTGATGGTGTGGTTCTTTCAGACTTAAATGTATATAGTTATACAAAAGAAAGTATCATTTTTAAAGTTTCAAATAATGGAAAAGATAGTTTTTATAGACTTGGGATAAATGTTGATTATTCTCTTATTTTTGAAAGTGGAAACTCTTTAGACGAGATGGAAAATCCTATATTTTCTTATGATTTTAAAGAACGTAAATAA
- a CDS encoding LytTR family DNA-binding domain-containing protein, with protein MLKCIIVEDEFPAREELKYFLSLHEGIELEKEFDNPIDALKFIQDNSVDAIFLDINMPELDGMSLGKIITKLNPDLKIIFITAYKDYAAEAFEIKAFDYLLKPYSEARINEVLSNLENSKISSIPKENNRLNKITVMLGEKMIVLSIDEICYIEIIEKESLIYTQDFCYTSKLNLSKWEELLPKNRFYRTHRSYIVNLDKIREIEPWFNGTYILKIENIKSKIPVSRNNIKEFKELLSIK; from the coding sequence ATGCTTAAATGTATCATAGTTGAAGATGAATTTCCTGCTAGAGAGGAACTTAAGTACTTTCTTTCTCTCCACGAAGGAATTGAATTAGAAAAAGAGTTTGATAACCCAATTGATGCTTTAAAATTCATTCAAGATAACAGTGTGGATGCTATTTTTTTAGATATAAATATGCCTGAATTAGACGGAATGAGTTTAGGAAAAATTATCACGAAATTAAATCCAGATCTTAAAATTATATTTATTACTGCATATAAAGACTATGCTGCTGAAGCCTTTGAGATAAAAGCTTTTGATTATCTGTTAAAGCCCTATTCAGAAGCTAGAATAAATGAGGTTTTATCCAATCTTGAAAACTCTAAGATAAGTAGTATTCCTAAGGAAAATAATAGACTCAATAAAATAACTGTAATGCTTGGTGAAAAAATGATTGTCCTATCCATTGATGAGATCTGCTACATTGAGATTATAGAGAAAGAGAGCCTTATTTATACACAAGATTTTTGTTATACTTCCAAGTTAAATCTTTCTAAGTGGGAGGAGCTCCTTCCTAAAAATAGATTCTATAGAACTCACAGATCATATATTGTAAATCTTGATAAAATCAGAGAGATTGAACCTTGGTTTAATGGAACATACATTTTAAAAATTGAAAATATAAAATCTAAAATCCCCGTTAGTAGAAATAATATTAAAGAGTTTAAAGAATTATTAAGCATAAAATAA
- a CDS encoding sensor histidine kinase, with the protein MFELTSRILNNLGYIIALAFFFTKFKSAQDIFTKKIYNKKDIILLSIFFSFLSIIGTYTGIEYKGAIVNTRNIGVAVAGIIAGPQVGIITGIVAGFHRFFVDIHSPTTVACSIASIVGGFVTSGFYQKTNEKNCYIYGFFSGFIIENISMFLILVTGYYFYSFEVAKDIVKTIYLPMILANALGVSIVLIIIEDLISEKERSAGKQAKLALEIANKSLPFFRKGESLNEVCKIILESLEAKVVVITDTEYIIASHVISNEYTLDHCKIKSNATKQVLNSGELVILGKEESEVSSFQCINGNIKSCIILPLFQGEKKICGTLKLYFDTSKLITSRKKYLAEGLSMLISTQLELSNIENLKAMAKDAELRALQTQINPHFLFNALHTISSFVRINPDKSREIILNLSTYLRYNLENTSKHLPLIKELEQVKAYINIEKARFGDKINVEYDIPSEIENIELPSLIIQPLVENSVKHGILKQREGGTVLISGKQYGKGAIITIEDNGVGISEQTIADIDTKIDKSIGLKNVHNRLKLLYGKGLVIEKLNQGTKISFYIE; encoded by the coding sequence ATGTTTGAATTAACTAGCCGAATTTTAAATAATCTGGGCTATATTATTGCCCTTGCATTTTTCTTTACAAAATTTAAAAGTGCTCAAGATATTTTTACTAAAAAAATATATAATAAAAAAGACATTATCCTACTTTCAATATTCTTTTCTTTTCTATCAATCATTGGAACATACACTGGAATAGAGTATAAGGGAGCTATTGTTAATACTAGAAATATTGGAGTAGCTGTAGCTGGTATCATTGCTGGTCCACAAGTTGGGATAATAACAGGAATTGTAGCTGGTTTTCATAGATTTTTTGTAGATATACACAGTCCTACTACTGTAGCTTGTAGTATTGCCTCTATTGTTGGAGGATTTGTTACCTCAGGTTTCTATCAAAAAACAAATGAAAAGAACTGCTATATCTATGGATTTTTTAGTGGCTTTATCATTGAAAATATCAGTATGTTTTTAATTCTTGTTACTGGATACTATTTCTATAGCTTTGAAGTGGCAAAGGATATTGTTAAAACAATCTATCTTCCTATGATACTAGCAAATGCTTTAGGAGTTTCTATTGTACTTATCATTATTGAAGATTTAATCTCTGAAAAAGAGAGATCTGCTGGAAAACAAGCTAAGCTTGCCTTAGAAATTGCAAATAAGTCACTTCCTTTTTTTAGAAAAGGAGAGTCTCTCAATGAGGTTTGTAAGATTATTTTAGAATCTTTAGAAGCAAAGGTCGTTGTTATAACTGATACTGAGTATATAATTGCTAGTCATGTCATCTCTAATGAATATACCTTAGATCATTGTAAAATAAAGAGCAATGCTACAAAACAAGTTTTAAACAGTGGAGAATTAGTTATTCTAGGAAAGGAAGAGAGTGAAGTTAGTAGCTTTCAGTGTATCAATGGAAATATTAAGTCTTGTATAATACTTCCACTATTTCAAGGTGAAAAAAAGATTTGTGGAACATTAAAATTATATTTTGATACCTCTAAATTGATAACATCTAGAAAAAAATATCTAGCTGAAGGACTTTCAATGCTAATTTCTACCCAATTGGAATTAAGCAATATTGAAAATCTTAAAGCAATGGCTAAAGATGCAGAATTGAGAGCATTACAAACTCAAATAAATCCACATTTTTTATTTAATGCTCTTCACACTATCTCATCTTTTGTAAGAATAAACCCTGATAAATCTAGAGAGATCATCTTAAATCTCTCTACATATTTGAGATACAATCTTGAAAATACGTCTAAACACCTTCCTTTAATAAAAGAGTTAGAACAGGTAAAAGCCTATATTAACATAGAGAAGGCTCGTTTTGGTGATAAGATAAATGTTGAATATGACATCCCTTCAGAGATTGAAAATATTGAACTACCAAGCTTAATCATACAACCACTTGTTGAAAATAGTGTCAAACATGGAATACTTAAACAAAGAGAAGGAGGAACTGTTCTCATCTCTGGAAAACAATATGGGAAGGGTGCTATTATTACTATTGAGGACAATGGAGTCGGAATTAGTGAACAGACTATTGCTGATATTGATACTAAGATCGATAAAAGTATTGGTTTAAAAAATGTTCATAACAGATTGAAATTACTATATGGTAAAGGATTAGTTATAGAAAAACTTAATCAAGGTACAAAAATTTCATTTTATATTGAATAG